The following coding sequences lie in one Jonesia denitrificans DSM 20603 genomic window:
- the dhaL gene encoding dihydroxyacetone kinase subunit DhaL has protein sequence MTVPGDWARRWMIQCAQVMRDHREELNSLDRVIGDGDHGENLARGFSALEQRLEESASDTDTSTVLTLAATTLMSTVGGASGPLYGTALLRAAKAVRSRQLDGDCVIDLLVAACEGIEMRGHAVTGEKTMVDAWESAVKAAQVAALSGADTQQVLVAAAQGACAGADATVAMRASKGRSSYLGERSVGHRDPGAQSTALILKAAAQTATNGEFHDS, from the coding sequence ATGACCGTGCCTGGTGATTGGGCACGCCGCTGGATGATTCAGTGTGCCCAGGTCATGCGTGACCATCGTGAAGAACTCAATTCTCTCGACCGTGTCATCGGAGACGGTGACCATGGTGAAAACTTAGCGCGTGGGTTTTCAGCACTGGAACAGCGCTTGGAGGAGTCTGCCTCTGATACTGACACGTCGACCGTATTGACGCTTGCCGCGACCACGCTCATGTCCACAGTTGGTGGCGCTTCAGGGCCCTTGTACGGCACTGCGTTGCTGCGCGCTGCAAAGGCGGTGCGCAGCCGGCAGCTCGATGGTGACTGTGTTATCGATCTCCTGGTGGCAGCCTGTGAAGGAATTGAAATGCGCGGACACGCAGTGACCGGCGAGAAAACCATGGTCGATGCGTGGGAGAGTGCGGTGAAGGCGGCGCAGGTTGCCGCATTGTCCGGGGCAGACACTCAGCAGGTTCTCGTTGCGGCTGCACAGGGGGCGTGTGCGGGGGCGGACGCGACCGTTGCGATGCGCGCATCAAAAGGCCGGTCAAGTTACTTGGGGGAGCGGTCTGTGGGACATAGGGACCCGGGAGCGCAGTCCACTGCCCTTATCCTGAAGGCTGCTGCACAAACCGCCACGAACGGAGAATTCCATGACTCATGA
- a CDS encoding putative F420-0 ABC transporter substrate-binding protein, with product MSASFFPVPLLYRPRGGVRAVVGASLCAVLVASCSAPSQPSPDSPTTNASSSQTREATTYPLTVDNCGTTATFDSVPERVVTLKSSTTELLLALGRGDRIVATSYLDGPVAPWLEDEAAQVPAVSAPLDERLPSLEKVLETEPDLIFAGWESMVTTEGLADRDRLTQLGVNTLVAPSACKEDGYRPDPLTWESLAQEITTVGTIFDAHSEAQSLVDTMNEQLAAISPDSRGLSALWFSSGSDTPFVGGGSGSAQLVMDTVGLRNIGSDIDDTWGPMSWEAIIDANPDVIVLVDSSWSSAQKKKDILTSHPVASTLDAVVNDRYLVIDFPPTEPGVRTADGAVALADQLAALTVED from the coding sequence GTGTCTGCGTCTTTCTTCCCTGTTCCTTTGTTGTACCGCCCTCGTGGTGGTGTGCGAGCTGTCGTGGGTGCTTCACTGTGCGCCGTGCTGGTAGCAAGTTGCTCTGCCCCTTCACAGCCGTCACCAGACTCACCCACCACAAACGCATCGTCGAGCCAAACACGGGAAGCCACCACTTACCCCCTGACTGTGGACAATTGTGGGACGACCGCCACATTCGATTCAGTACCCGAGCGCGTCGTCACCCTCAAATCCTCCACTACGGAACTGCTCCTTGCCCTCGGACGTGGTGACCGGATCGTTGCAACAAGCTATCTTGACGGCCCAGTTGCCCCCTGGCTCGAGGATGAGGCCGCACAAGTACCCGCCGTGTCGGCACCACTTGATGAACGTCTCCCATCATTGGAAAAAGTCTTAGAAACCGAACCAGATCTGATTTTTGCAGGCTGGGAATCAATGGTCACCACAGAAGGACTAGCCGATCGCGACCGACTGACCCAACTGGGGGTGAACACTCTTGTCGCACCATCCGCCTGCAAAGAAGACGGGTACCGGCCTGATCCCTTGACCTGGGAGTCGTTAGCACAAGAGATCACAACAGTCGGCACAATATTCGATGCACACAGTGAGGCACAAAGCCTGGTCGACACCATGAATGAACAACTGGCAGCGATCTCTCCCGATAGTCGTGGACTCAGCGCCCTATGGTTTTCCTCAGGCTCTGACACCCCATTCGTCGGCGGAGGTTCAGGTTCAGCTCAGCTCGTCATGGATACCGTAGGACTGCGTAACATCGGATCAGACATTGACGACACCTGGGGACCCATGTCTTGGGAAGCAATCATTGATGCTAACCCTGACGTCATTGTCCTCGTGGATTCGTCATGGTCCTCAGCGCAAAAAAAGAAGGACATCTTGACAAGTCACCCAGTGGCATCAACACTCGACGCGGTTGTGAACGACCGTTATCTTGTCATTGACTTCCCGCCCACAGAACCAGGTGTGCGTACCGCGGATGGAGCGGTGGCGCTCGCAGACCAACTCGCGGCCCTGACCGTGGAGGACTGA
- the ileS gene encoding isoleucine--tRNA ligase encodes MGSNSRYPLHRDTTAIPSSPNFPAIEDDVLAYWATDHTFQASIDQRDAGDNGSNEFVFYDGPPFANGLPHYGHLLTGYAKDVVPRYQTMRGRKVERRFGWDTHGLPAELEAERVLGITDKSQIEEMGIGAFNEACRTSVLKYTKEWEEYVTRQARWVDFENDYKTLDVTFMESVIWAFKQLYDKGLAYEGHRVLPYCWRDETPLSNHELRMDDDVYQSRQDPALTVVLPLIGATGDLADASLLIWTTTPWTLPSNLAVAVGPDITYVVVRPASGEFAGAKFVVAEARLAAYARELGEAPEIVATLTGADLTGLHYQPPFRYFAGADNAHQVLAASFVTTEDGTGLVHLAPAFGEDDAAVCAEAGIATVVPVDSQGRFTPEVSDYQGVQVFDANPTIIRDLKERALVVRHETYQHSYPHCWRCRNPLIYKAVSSWFVRVTEFRDRMVELNEDVTWVPEHIKHGQFGKWLSNARDWSISRNRYFGTPIPVWVSDNPAYPRMDVYGSLADLERDFGRLPLNDRGEPDLHRPYIDDLTRPNPDDPTGQSTMRRIPDVLDVWFDSGSMPFAQVHYPFENADWFDNHYPGDFIVEYIGQTRGWFYTLHVLATALFDRPAFRTAVSHGIVLGSDGRKMSKSLRNYPDVSEVLSRDGADAMRWFLMSSPILRGGNLVVTEDGIRDSVRQVLLPVWSTYYFLTMYASAVGQGQGYLARAIRADEVGDLPAMDRYILARTRHLVDGMTGQLDGFDIAGACESVRDYLDELTNWYVRTQRDRFWAEDETAFNTLFTVMETLCRVLAPLAPLVSEEIWRGLTGGRSVHLVDWPDMSGELGAVFAPDDALVATMDELREAVSLALALRKAHALRVRQPLSSLTVVSESVDALAPYTGLLEGELNVRQVVLERLDESAAQRYGISEQLTVNARAAGPRLGRGVQAVIKAAKAGAWDTVNGEVVVHTADGDVPLIATEYDLVTVVDTDAADARAAAVLGTGGFIVLDVALSDELIAEGVARDVIRDVQEARKNAGLNVSDRIVLDLVVDASEVEAVSTHRDLIARETLATSVTVSAGDRKIAVAVTA; translated from the coding sequence ATGGGTTCAAACTCCCGTTATCCGTTACACCGCGACACCACCGCGATCCCATCCTCGCCGAACTTCCCGGCCATTGAGGACGACGTCCTTGCCTACTGGGCGACGGACCACACCTTTCAGGCGTCCATTGATCAACGTGACGCGGGTGACAACGGCTCGAACGAGTTTGTTTTTTACGATGGTCCCCCGTTTGCCAACGGGCTTCCGCACTATGGGCACTTGCTCACCGGGTACGCGAAGGATGTTGTTCCGCGCTACCAAACGATGCGTGGCCGAAAAGTGGAACGGCGTTTCGGGTGGGACACCCACGGGCTTCCCGCAGAGCTTGAAGCCGAACGCGTCCTGGGGATTACTGACAAATCCCAAATCGAGGAAATGGGAATCGGCGCCTTCAACGAAGCCTGCCGCACCTCAGTGCTGAAGTACACCAAGGAGTGGGAAGAATACGTCACCCGACAAGCACGCTGGGTCGACTTCGAGAACGACTACAAAACCCTGGACGTCACCTTCATGGAATCGGTGATCTGGGCGTTTAAGCAACTGTATGACAAAGGGCTCGCCTATGAAGGGCACCGGGTTCTTCCGTACTGCTGGCGTGACGAAACCCCACTGTCAAACCACGAACTGCGGATGGACGACGACGTCTACCAATCCCGCCAAGACCCAGCGCTGACCGTTGTCCTGCCGTTGATTGGTGCCACCGGTGACCTCGCCGATGCGTCACTTCTCATCTGGACAACCACACCATGGACCCTGCCTTCTAACCTTGCTGTGGCTGTCGGGCCCGACATTACCTACGTCGTTGTCCGCCCCGCATCTGGTGAGTTCGCCGGGGCGAAGTTTGTCGTGGCCGAGGCTCGCCTTGCTGCCTACGCACGGGAACTAGGCGAAGCCCCGGAGATCGTGGCGACCCTCACCGGTGCGGACCTCACCGGACTCCACTACCAGCCTCCGTTTCGTTACTTCGCTGGAGCTGACAACGCCCACCAGGTCCTCGCCGCATCGTTTGTGACTACTGAGGACGGAACAGGGCTTGTCCACCTCGCCCCAGCATTTGGTGAAGACGACGCTGCCGTGTGCGCAGAAGCGGGAATTGCCACGGTCGTGCCCGTCGACTCTCAAGGCCGCTTTACCCCTGAGGTGAGTGACTACCAGGGGGTGCAAGTGTTCGATGCGAACCCCACGATCATCCGCGACCTCAAAGAACGAGCCTTGGTTGTCCGGCACGAAACCTACCAGCACTCATACCCGCACTGTTGGCGTTGCCGCAACCCGCTGATCTATAAGGCTGTGTCCTCGTGGTTTGTTCGGGTGACAGAGTTTCGCGACCGTATGGTGGAACTCAACGAGGATGTCACCTGGGTTCCCGAACACATCAAACATGGACAGTTCGGCAAGTGGTTGTCTAACGCTCGTGACTGGTCAATTTCCCGGAACCGTTACTTTGGAACGCCCATTCCTGTGTGGGTTTCGGACAACCCTGCCTACCCACGTATGGATGTGTACGGGTCTTTGGCGGACTTGGAACGTGACTTTGGGCGCCTGCCCCTCAATGATCGTGGTGAACCAGACCTCCACCGCCCGTACATTGATGACCTTACTCGGCCTAACCCTGATGACCCCACCGGTCAGTCCACGATGCGTCGGATCCCTGATGTCCTTGACGTGTGGTTCGACTCAGGTTCCATGCCGTTTGCGCAGGTTCACTACCCATTTGAGAACGCGGACTGGTTTGACAACCACTATCCAGGTGACTTCATTGTGGAGTACATCGGACAAACGCGTGGCTGGTTCTACACGCTGCACGTGTTAGCCACTGCGTTGTTTGATCGTCCAGCGTTCCGTACTGCGGTGTCGCATGGCATTGTCTTGGGTTCTGATGGCCGCAAAATGAGTAAATCGCTGCGTAACTACCCAGATGTGTCTGAGGTGCTGTCTCGTGATGGTGCCGATGCAATGCGTTGGTTCCTCATGTCCAGTCCGATCCTTCGTGGCGGGAACCTTGTGGTCACTGAGGACGGCATCCGTGATTCGGTACGTCAGGTGCTGTTGCCGGTATGGTCCACCTACTACTTCCTCACGATGTACGCGTCCGCGGTCGGGCAGGGGCAGGGGTATCTTGCGCGTGCTATCCGCGCTGATGAGGTGGGCGATTTGCCTGCTATGGACCGGTACATTCTTGCACGGACTCGCCACCTTGTGGATGGCATGACTGGTCAGCTTGATGGGTTCGACATTGCTGGTGCGTGTGAGTCTGTTCGTGACTATTTGGATGAGTTGACGAACTGGTATGTGCGCACACAGCGTGACCGGTTCTGGGCGGAAGACGAGACCGCGTTCAACACGTTGTTCACTGTGATGGAAACGTTGTGTCGTGTGCTTGCCCCGCTAGCGCCGTTGGTGTCTGAGGAAATTTGGCGCGGGCTCACTGGTGGGCGTTCTGTGCACCTTGTGGATTGGCCTGACATGTCTGGTGAGTTGGGGGCGGTTTTTGCGCCTGACGATGCGTTGGTTGCGACAATGGACGAATTACGTGAGGCGGTGTCCTTAGCGTTGGCGTTGCGTAAAGCGCACGCGTTGCGGGTGCGTCAACCGTTGTCCTCGCTCACTGTGGTGAGCGAGTCCGTGGATGCCCTTGCTCCGTACACAGGTCTTCTTGAGGGCGAACTCAATGTGCGTCAGGTGGTGTTGGAGCGTCTTGATGAGTCAGCAGCACAGCGCTATGGGATCAGTGAACAGCTGACAGTGAATGCTCGTGCAGCGGGTCCTCGTCTTGGTCGTGGTGTTCAAGCCGTGATTAAGGCAGCGAAAGCTGGTGCGTGGGACACTGTGAACGGTGAGGTTGTTGTTCACACCGCTGACGGGGACGTGCCACTTATAGCGACTGAGTATGACCTTGTTACGGTGGTCGACACTGATGCTGCGGATGCTCGTGCAGCTGCGGTGCTGGGGACTGGTGGGTTCATTGTTCTTGATGTGGCGTTGAGTGATGAGTTAATCGCTGAGGGTGTAGCGCGTGATGTGATCCGTGATGTCCAAGAAGCACGCAAGAACGCTGGGCTGAACGTTTCTGATCGGATTGTGTTGGACCTGGTGGTCGATGCAAGCGAGGTGGAGGCGGTGTCTACTCACCGTGATCTCATTGCCCGTGAAACGTTGGCAACGTCGGTGACTGTGTCTGCTGGTGACAGAAAGATCGCGGTTGCGGTAACGGCATAA
- the dhaK gene encoding dihydroxyacetone kinase subunit DhaK, which produces MKKLINDPQDVVMQSLEGFALAHPDLVTVHNNPTFVVRTHPLDFATVALVSGGGSGHEPLHAGFVGDGMLTAAVPGAMFTSPTPDAIEAAIRAADRGAGVLTIVKNYTGDVMNFDMATELVEGSGIDVRSVVVNDDVAVEDSTWTAGRRGVAGTVFVEKIAGASAARGDDLETVAGIATRVNSHMRSMGVALAGCTVPHAGTPSFDLADDEIEVGIGIHGEPGRRREKMTDAHTIVATLMTAISQDLDLSHGDEVIVLTNGMGATPLSELYLVHREAVQLLAQSGVRVLRSLVGNYVTSLDMQGASLSVLRLDDELLALWDAPVHTAALRW; this is translated from the coding sequence ATGAAGAAGCTCATTAATGACCCGCAGGACGTGGTGATGCAATCACTGGAGGGGTTTGCTCTAGCTCATCCCGATCTGGTCACAGTGCACAACAACCCCACGTTTGTTGTGCGAACACACCCACTGGACTTCGCGACTGTGGCTTTGGTGTCCGGTGGTGGTTCCGGCCACGAACCTCTGCATGCGGGTTTCGTCGGTGACGGGATGCTCACTGCTGCTGTTCCCGGCGCGATGTTCACCTCACCAACACCTGACGCCATTGAAGCGGCTATTCGGGCAGCTGATCGCGGTGCTGGTGTACTCACAATCGTGAAGAACTACACCGGTGATGTCATGAACTTTGATATGGCCACCGAATTGGTGGAGGGCAGCGGAATTGATGTGCGATCAGTGGTGGTCAATGACGATGTCGCGGTCGAAGACTCCACGTGGACGGCCGGACGCCGCGGTGTCGCTGGTACGGTTTTTGTGGAGAAAATTGCTGGCGCATCGGCCGCACGCGGAGATGATCTCGAGACGGTAGCAGGCATTGCAACACGCGTGAACTCTCACATGCGGTCCATGGGAGTCGCCCTTGCGGGGTGCACTGTCCCTCACGCTGGAACCCCTTCGTTTGACTTAGCCGACGACGAGATTGAAGTGGGTATCGGGATTCACGGTGAGCCCGGGCGTCGGCGAGAGAAAATGACAGATGCCCACACAATTGTGGCCACACTCATGACAGCAATCAGTCAGGACCTCGATTTATCACACGGTGACGAGGTGATTGTGCTGACGAACGGTATGGGAGCGACCCCGCTGTCTGAGTTATATCTTGTCCACCGTGAAGCGGTTCAGCTCCTTGCCCAATCGGGGGTTCGTGTTCTTCGGTCGCTGGTGGGGAACTATGTCACTTCATTGGACATGCAAGGAGCCTCTTTGAGCGTGTTGCGCCTCGATGACGAACTGTTAGCGCTGTGGGATGCGCCCGTCCACACTGCAGCGTTGCGCTGGTGA
- the proC gene encoding pyrroline-5-carboxylate reductase, with amino-acid sequence MSTTVGFIGIGNMASAIIRGLITSGLVNASDIVVSSRDHARREAFAAELGVRSLDSNVLVALESDILVLAVKPAQFETVCEEIGEEIEQSDPLVVSVAAGLTLRQLADMLPARTRIARAMPNVNSSLREGMTAVCVNEHATSTDEASVVAAFEAVGQVAVLDESLFSAFTAIAGSSPAFTFLFIDALSRGAVAAGMPKDVATAVAAQAVRGSASLLAGSDRHPWELIDSVCSPGGTTVAGLLELERHGFLSTVTQAVAATVARDAQLRDQG; translated from the coding sequence ATGAGCACCACAGTCGGTTTTATCGGTATCGGAAATATGGCCAGTGCGATCATTCGCGGGTTAATTACAAGCGGGCTCGTGAATGCGTCAGACATCGTTGTCTCATCGCGCGACCATGCTCGCCGCGAGGCTTTTGCCGCCGAGTTGGGGGTGCGGTCCTTGGACTCTAACGTTCTGGTGGCGCTTGAGTCAGACATCTTAGTTCTCGCAGTCAAACCCGCCCAGTTTGAGACTGTGTGTGAGGAAATTGGTGAGGAGATCGAGCAGTCAGACCCTCTCGTGGTGTCAGTGGCGGCAGGCCTGACACTTCGCCAACTCGCTGACATGCTTCCCGCACGGACCCGAATTGCTCGCGCCATGCCCAACGTCAATTCCTCCCTGCGTGAAGGGATGACCGCTGTCTGTGTGAATGAACACGCCACCTCGACCGACGAAGCATCAGTGGTTGCTGCATTTGAGGCGGTTGGCCAGGTCGCGGTCCTTGATGAGTCACTCTTTTCCGCATTTACTGCAATTGCTGGCAGCTCTCCTGCGTTTACGTTCTTGTTTATCGATGCGCTCTCCCGTGGTGCTGTTGCCGCGGGCATGCCCAAAGATGTGGCAACCGCGGTTGCTGCACAAGCAGTGCGTGGGTCAGCGTCGTTGCTAGCCGGGTCTGACCGTCACCCATGGGAACTGATCGATTCAGTGTGTTCTCCTGGCGGAACAACAGTTGCAGGACTCTTGGAGTTGGAACGACATGGGTTCTTATCAACAGTCACCCAAGCGGTGGCTGCAACAGTTGCCCGTGACGCACAACTGCGTGACCAGGGATAG
- a CDS encoding bifunctional folylpolyglutamate synthase/dihydrofolate synthase has translation MAKKDTEFQDSAQDRDDLARVYHAIMARNPEHDFEPTLDRVTQVLDLLGNPQHAFRSVHITGTNGKTSTARMVESLVAEHGLRTGRFTSPHLASVTERITIDGEPVSARRFVEVYEDVIPYIEMVDASSQAVGGPALSFFEVLVVMAYAAFADAPVDVAVVEVGMGGVWDATNVITPQVSIITPISLDHTQWLGDTYADIAAEKAGIIKEGRPVIVSAQPPSAHDVIVHRAHEVGAQVIADGVDMGVASRLPAVGGQLVSLRTPAATYTDVFLPLFGSYQADNAVAALVATEVVMAGGGALHGDIVEAGFAKVTSPGRLEVVRSSPTIVLDAAHNPGGIEALTQALDESFDFTRLVGVVSCLADKDAETLFALLEPHLAEVVVTSIDSPRAADIEDLADIARDIFGEDRVAVEPVLDAAIDAAATRAESQDTVGSGIGTGVLIVGSVLLVAHARSLLLRERRR, from the coding sequence GTGGCTAAGAAAGACACTGAGTTCCAGGACAGTGCGCAGGATCGTGACGATTTGGCGCGGGTGTATCACGCCATTATGGCGCGGAACCCGGAACACGACTTTGAGCCGACACTGGATCGTGTCACACAGGTTCTGGATCTGTTGGGGAATCCGCAACACGCTTTCCGCTCGGTTCACATCACGGGCACGAACGGAAAGACGTCGACCGCGCGCATGGTGGAGTCTTTGGTCGCTGAACATGGGCTGCGGACCGGCCGGTTCACTTCACCTCATTTAGCGTCGGTTACCGAGCGCATCACCATTGATGGCGAACCGGTCTCTGCCCGCCGGTTTGTTGAGGTGTACGAGGATGTTATTCCCTACATTGAAATGGTCGATGCGTCATCCCAGGCTGTAGGGGGGCCAGCGCTCAGTTTCTTTGAGGTGCTTGTCGTCATGGCCTATGCGGCATTTGCTGACGCGCCGGTTGATGTTGCTGTTGTTGAGGTGGGGATGGGAGGGGTATGGGATGCAACCAACGTCATCACGCCGCAAGTGTCGATCATCACGCCGATTTCGTTGGATCATACCCAGTGGTTAGGCGACACCTATGCTGATATTGCCGCTGAAAAAGCGGGGATCATCAAGGAAGGGCGTCCCGTGATTGTCAGCGCGCAACCACCGAGTGCTCATGATGTGATTGTGCATCGAGCCCACGAGGTGGGTGCGCAAGTTATTGCCGATGGTGTTGACATGGGTGTTGCCTCTCGTCTTCCTGCGGTGGGGGGGCAACTTGTGTCGTTGCGAACACCTGCAGCGACGTACACTGACGTGTTTCTCCCGTTATTTGGGTCGTACCAGGCGGACAACGCGGTTGCGGCACTGGTTGCCACGGAGGTGGTTATGGCTGGTGGGGGAGCGCTTCATGGTGACATTGTGGAGGCGGGTTTCGCGAAGGTGACGTCGCCGGGGCGTCTTGAGGTTGTGCGCTCAAGTCCCACAATTGTGCTTGATGCGGCACATAATCCAGGTGGGATTGAGGCATTAACTCAGGCGCTTGATGAGTCCTTTGATTTCACACGATTGGTGGGGGTCGTGTCTTGTTTAGCTGACAAGGATGCAGAAACGCTGTTTGCCCTCTTGGAGCCACACCTGGCTGAGGTTGTGGTGACCAGTATTGATTCTCCGCGAGCAGCGGACATCGAGGATCTGGCCGACATTGCTCGTGACATCTTTGGTGAGGACCGAGTAGCTGTTGAGCCTGTGCTTGACGCCGCCATTGATGCCGCCGCAACACGTGCCGAGTCGCAAGACACGGTGGGAAGCGGTATCGGAACCGGGGTTCTCATTGTTGGTTCAGTGTTGTTGGTAGCGCATGCCCGTTCGCTTCTCCTGCGTGAACGGCGGCGGTAG
- a CDS encoding putative F420-0 ABC transporter permease subunit: MAQVATDIPRPHQVAGEQSAPTGARGGRPRWAALAWGVAGLVVVLASIIGGVLVGPAQISVAQVLQVFATESGVGEGFPGVAVSRLEHAMVWDLRLPRVLTAGFVGAGLAISGVIMQSLTRNPLADPYLVGLSSGASLGAVSVLVLSASVALPVAAFLGSLGALIATLGLARALGTVTPTRVILAGLAVSQLCSALVSFVVFTAASGDTYREVLAWLLGSLASASWDSAAIGVAVYVVVGLPLLATGNVLDAFTFGESHAHALGVRVEQWRWALLIAVALLVGVLVSISGAIGFIGIIVPHTVRLFTGPRHRLLLPFSAMCGAVFLMWSDTLARIIMEPKEIPVGVITALVGAPIFAWALYRHRSGTPQ, translated from the coding sequence ATGGCGCAGGTAGCCACCGACATTCCCCGTCCACATCAGGTGGCTGGTGAGCAATCCGCGCCAACTGGTGCGCGTGGTGGACGCCCCCGGTGGGCGGCCCTCGCGTGGGGGGTCGCCGGACTTGTTGTTGTGCTCGCCAGCATCATCGGCGGTGTATTGGTTGGCCCGGCACAGATCAGTGTGGCGCAGGTGCTCCAGGTGTTCGCCACTGAAAGTGGTGTGGGCGAGGGGTTCCCTGGGGTGGCGGTGTCCCGATTGGAACACGCAATGGTGTGGGATTTGCGCCTCCCTCGGGTCCTTACCGCAGGTTTCGTGGGAGCCGGGTTGGCAATCAGTGGCGTCATCATGCAGTCACTGACCCGCAACCCTCTCGCGGACCCCTATTTGGTGGGGTTGTCGTCAGGGGCATCGTTAGGGGCGGTCAGTGTGCTGGTGTTGTCGGCGAGTGTCGCATTGCCTGTCGCTGCGTTCCTCGGCTCACTGGGGGCACTCATCGCGACGTTGGGGCTGGCCCGCGCACTCGGTACCGTCACCCCTACCCGGGTGATTCTGGCCGGGCTCGCGGTGTCGCAATTGTGCTCTGCACTGGTTTCTTTTGTTGTGTTCACCGCTGCTTCCGGAGACACCTACCGTGAGGTTCTTGCCTGGCTTTTGGGCTCATTAGCATCAGCGAGTTGGGACTCAGCCGCCATTGGCGTAGCTGTATATGTCGTAGTGGGGCTACCGCTCCTTGCCACAGGAAACGTCCTTGATGCGTTCACCTTTGGCGAGTCCCATGCCCATGCGCTGGGTGTGCGTGTTGAGCAATGGCGATGGGCGCTTCTCATCGCTGTTGCTTTGCTCGTCGGGGTTTTGGTCTCTATTTCTGGGGCGATTGGGTTTATCGGCATCATTGTGCCGCATACGGTTCGTCTGTTTACCGGCCCCCGCCACCGCCTTCTGTTACCGTTCTCTGCCATGTGTGGTGCAGTTTTTTTGATGTGGAGTGACACCCTTGCACGCATAATCATGGAGCCAAAAGAAATCCCCGTCGGTGTCATCACGGCACTTGTCGGAGCTCCCATTTTCGCGTGGGCGCTGTACCGCCACCGGTCAGGAACACCGCAATGA
- a CDS encoding putative F420-0 ABC transporter ATP-binding protein, with protein MTEPHQLRLSHVSWHAGSVPILTDVTVDFPHGKVTGLLGPNGSGKSTLLRLLSGAIRPTQGHVTLDGVDVHAWSARRRACLMATIDQHNDTGAPVTVRDAVALGRIPHRSLFAGETPHDAAVTDHYITMMELTSFASRDMTTLSGGESQRTHVARAFTQQPKILLVDEPTNHLDIRAQFEVLAAVSTQAHRTSTPPTASGKAPEVATQTTVVIAMHDLTLAARYCDNLILLDHGRIVATGTPRHVLTPARIRAVYGVDATMFDHPDTGELIIALNPLPEPSKQECPHTTLGVQ; from the coding sequence ATGACCGAACCCCACCAGCTGCGGCTATCACACGTCTCCTGGCACGCTGGTAGCGTGCCCATTCTTACCGATGTGACCGTCGATTTCCCCCACGGTAAAGTCACCGGACTATTAGGCCCCAATGGGAGCGGGAAATCAACCCTGTTACGGCTCCTGTCTGGAGCTATACGCCCCACACAAGGACACGTCACCCTTGACGGTGTCGACGTCCACGCCTGGAGTGCGCGCCGTCGAGCCTGCCTGATGGCCACAATCGACCAGCACAACGATACCGGCGCCCCGGTGACGGTCCGTGACGCGGTAGCCTTAGGCCGCATCCCGCATCGGTCATTATTTGCTGGCGAAACCCCTCATGACGCCGCTGTCACTGACCACTACATCACCATGATGGAGCTGACATCGTTTGCCAGCCGTGATATGACGACACTGTCCGGAGGAGAAAGCCAACGTACCCACGTCGCGCGCGCATTTACCCAACAACCCAAGATCCTCCTTGTGGACGAGCCCACCAACCACCTTGATATTCGTGCGCAATTTGAGGTGTTGGCCGCGGTGAGCACTCAGGCACACCGCACCTCAACGCCCCCCACCGCCAGTGGGAAAGCACCAGAGGTAGCCACGCAGACGACCGTGGTGATCGCCATGCACGACCTCACCCTCGCTGCACGCTATTGCGACAATCTCATCCTGCTTGACCATGGGCGAATAGTGGCCACTGGTACACCACGCCACGTCTTAACTCCCGCACGAATCCGGGCAGTCTACGGAGTCGACGCCACAATGTTTGACCACCCGGACACCGGAGAACTCATCATCGCTCTGAACCCGTTGCCTGAACCATCAAAGCAAGAATGCCCCCACACAACTCTTGGCGTGCAGTAA